gaagaaagaaaaaggcgAAAACTTACTTATCCGGGGAAGTGTAGAAAGTACCGTACATGGAGCCGATGCTGCCAACAAGACCGACACCCATGACGAGCCACGGGTTCATAGCCATTAGACGATAAGACCAGCCGCTCATGTGGAGGGCGCGAGCAGCAACACCAATAATACCAATACCAAGACCGGTGTGCATAAAAGTCTCATTCAAGAAGCTCCGCTCGTAAGCGGGCATGCCGCCGTCCTCTCTCGTTTCacggttgaagatgaagttAGTTGCCAGAACAGTACCACCAACAATGGCAGCGCCATACACCAGTTTCTGGGTCATGTTACCACCCTGTGCAGGGTTGAAGCTCTGCTGAATATATGTACGGCGGAAGGCATTTTGGAAGTTCTGTCGGGACTTGGCGAAGATCGAGGACGGAACGCCCTGAGGCTTTGTTGCTTGGGTAGGCTTGATGGGAGAATTGTGAATGAATCGAACGGTGTTTGTGAGCTTAGGGACCTGACGAAGCGCCGAGGATACGGCGAACGGCCGCCGTAAAAAGAAAGCCATCTTTGCGATGGGGATGTGTCGAGAGTCAAGATTGAGAAGATGATAAATCGTCGGGCCCACGGTTGATATAAGGCGATTACTCATGTTCCGCCCGCGACCGCTTAAATCCGGAAAATTCCAGAATTCGTCACGTGGATCAAGAAGTGGGATGGGTTTGTAGGTTCACAGTGGACTCATGGTGAACTCCAGGGCTCactttgtatttttttttatcagaTCAGCCTGATTACAAATCTGTCATCTTCCTTTGATTTCGGGTTTAGTTCGATTTCAGTCATGGCCTCAAGTCTAGAGACGATCAGCCTGCCACATCTACCACTGATGCCCGTGCATGTTGCTCTATATCGCGATGTTCAGAATGCCGCCTTTTTGAAAGGTCAACTCCTCGCCGGTCATGTTGAATTCGAGTATGCATTTATTGATGCAAGCATGGTATGTTGATTAGTCCCCGAGAACTAAGAAAAGTTACTAGTCCACTGACACCAAGAGATAGGTTCTGTCAAAGGCCCATGCCACTGCTGCAGTATTCAGAGCAGTTAATGACTACATGCACAATAGACTGAAGTCTCATAATGTGCATTCCGAAATCGTATTCTCATTGAACCCTACGAATAATGTGGGTTGCCAATTCTAGGAGTCAGCTGCAATTCTTCCAAAAAAGCCGGGGCTAACATGGACTTAGATCACCGAATCGTTCCGTAGATTCGGTATCACCGATTCAACCAAAGACCTGTTGGTGATCAAAGTTTCTGTCTCTCCGGAGATAACACGTGAATCCGTTGCGGCCCACTTGGACAGCTCGGTTCAAGGAACACTTGTGCCTTTCAATGACCAGGCACTCACCAAACTCTCTGATATCAATAAGATCAAGAAAGCATACAAGCTAGGGGCTCTGCCTTCACCAACGGCCAAGGAGAATGACGAGGCCAAGCAACGACTCGAAAATTCATTGTTGAGTGCAATTGCCTTGAGAGGATCGTGAACAATCGTCATCATCAAGCAACCAAATTCACTGTGCCTGAAAGTTCCAAAAACCGCTTTGGGACGAGTGGGAAATCTCTTTATTTCTCAAGCTCTCACTGTTTTTCTCCAGTGTGGGTCAAATTGAGCCCCAAATTGGCTTCACTTGAGAATCAACCCATTATCAATCACAAGTAGATCACCATGGTTTTTCTAAGGTCCACTATTCCCTGGCCCCAAGGCTGAGCCAAGAACACCAGATCTCTCTGTTGAGACAGTGCACGAAGTTAAGGTAATGATCAATTAAGTGAACTACTTTAGGAGCGCAAGGCATGTTTTTTATAGTTTAACGCGTCTGATTCTGGCTGTTTGTTTAGTGTGATATGGTATAGTAGGATAGTAAAAACACGTGGATCCATTGAAATTGAGAATGAGCTGATCATATCAAGCATCCAGTAAAAATTTAAGATGAATCCACCCTCTTAGGATTGAGTGTAGTTGATTGCCCGGCTCCAAACTTTGCCAAGACCGCGGCTGATCGACCGTGTTGCAGCGAAACATCGAACTTGGATCTCTAAGCGCTACTTCGCCAGCATACCCAATTTGCATACACTTTAAAAATTTCCCCCTTCGGTTTAAACGTTGCCTAAGAAATGTCTGATACAGCAAACTCAAGTGATATATGCGACTCGCCCTGATAAATCAAGCAAACACCCCAGAGACGCGATTCAGCACGATGGCTCGCATTGCAGATGTAATCATTCTGTCGTCCTCTCCAAATCAACCGCGGTCGCCAAGTCTGGGTAGGCATGATGTAAAGCTGGTATCTCACACCTTGCCACGAGGTGCAACGCCACCGCCAATACGCTCGACATCCGATTTGGCTGAACCTCACACGCGTTCCCGTTTTTTCCCCATCCCAATCGCGAGCACAAAGTGTCCTGAGACCGTGACGAAGCCGAAAATGGGATTGACAAAGAAGGATCCTACTTCGAGCACCAGCAACCAAACCGCACCGAGCAAACCCCGGCGGAAGGCGAAGAAAGTCGCGGATGGGTCAAAAACAATTGCGCCTGGGGGCTCTCAGCCAGAGACTTTTGGCACACAAAACGACGCAGCGAAACCAATCAAAGGGCGTTCTCGAAATACTGCCAAGAGAAATGATTCAGGAAACATGACTTTGGCTGGGAAAGTTACGAAGACAAGCGGCGACCCACCAGCAAAGAAATCCAGCGAAggggggaagaagaaaacgaTTGCCACAGAACTATCTTCTTTGGAGGATGCACCGGCGAAATTTTCCTCCAAGGAATCCAATGTCTTAGGAAAGGACGAGGTTTTGCATCTGGACGAGGCAGTGAGAAGAAGGATAGACTGGACACCACCGAGGGAGACCGCTTACGAGGGAATCGCTACCGTGAACAATGGTGGGAGCCAGAGTAAATACCATGATGCGAATCTTATGGCTGGGTTTGGCAAGCTAGTATCCGATTATAATTACTCTGGGTTAACTTTGAATCCCCGCGACTTTGTGCAGAATGCAAATAGCGGAGGACCAACAAAGCGTCGACGGATAGAGCTGGTTACTCCTGAAATCCAAGCGTTGCTCAATGGAAGGTCTTCTGATTCAAGTGATCAGACATCTGCGCAAGGGAAGAAAATGGCATCCTCGGGAAAGCCCCAAAGGACAGTCAAGAGCAAACCTAAGAAGTTCACCACCTTGACGGCACGCATGACTGCTCAATATTCAAAAAATGACGCAGAAGAGGATGAGCTGGTGATTGATAGCCTTCCGGATACCAGAACGACGAAAGGAAAACGAAGAAGGGCAAAAGAGACAGAGAAACAGTCTTCGTTCGCTGTACTTTCCCCGGAAGCGGCTGTCGAATTTCTAAATGATCAAGATCTTGTATTCGGCACGTGCAGTCAACTGGAAAGAGATGATTCGCCGCAGACTCTGCGAGAAATTCAGCAAGCCATCCGTGCCTCCGAGGGCCTTTCATATCCGGAGGGGACGCACAAAAAGGACTCCAGGACGACCCAAGAATCATCTACTCGTTCTGTTTCAAGGTTGGCAGGCACTAGGAACCTGTGGTGTGTTGGCGCCAGAGACACCGAAGGGTCTTTGATCCAACTAGAAACACTCAACGTGGTAGACTTGACGGATGGGGGAGAGCCTCCTGCAAAAAAAGGTCATGATAACGTGGAACAAGCAAGCCAAAAGTCTCTTCGGAGGGACTGGTTTGAGCTTGAATTCCCAGACATAGATTCACCCCCAGAAAAAAGACCACCATTAGCACCTTTGACCGAAAGAGACTTGGATTCAGACACGCTTGTTCAAGCTCCAGCTCCTATCCTGGCAGCTACAGCTATGCCTATGACCGAGGCAAAAGCTGCAAAGCCTGCAAAGCCTGCAAAAGAAGCCGAGAACACCCCGACTGAAGCGGTTGATTTCCAGTCCACTACCTCTCAGGCATCTCCAATGCCACAATATACAGGATTTACAGACGCGGAGTTGTCTAAGCAAATCTTCACTTATGGCTTCAAGGCAGTTAGGGGCCGCAAGAAGATGATCGATCTCCTTCAAAAATGTTGGGAATCGAAACACGGTAGGAATCTTACCTCTGGCAGCCAGCCTACGTACCAACCCGAGCAACAAAAAGACCCTGTCTCTAAAATGGACAAAGTCCTCAACCCCACCTCGGCTACGAAGACGAAGGCGACAGTGAAGTCCAAATCAGGAACATCTATAAAGAGCCGAAAATCACTTGACGAGACATTATCAACTTCTATCTCGCGGACTAGTCTCCAGATAAGCCCAAAGAAGAACTCAAGAGGGAAGCCTACCACCGGGACTTCTTCATCATTAATGGATGTAGAAGAGATTCAAGACTCAGAAGAAGACATCATCCCCTCACCAATTCAAGTACAAAAGCACTATGCCGACATCTATGCAAAATCTAAGACAAGTGGTCGGATGGAACACAACTCCTTGACTATCTTCACAAAAACACCACATTCAAGTCCGACCAAGCGCAAGGTTGTTTCTCCGATTTCAGTTAAAAGACCATCATCCTCTGCATCTATTACAGACAACCACGCAGCGGAATTCTCCGAAGAGATCAGCCTGGCTGAAATCTCTGCAAAGATCACCCAAGCTGTTCGCGTTCAGCCTCGACTCTCGCCACTCTTGTCATCTCGCGGGAGCCGTATTCGGCCGACATGGCATGAAAAGATCCTTATGTACGACCCTATCATTCTGGAAGATTTCACAGCATGGCTCAATGTT
The nucleotide sequence above comes from Penicillium digitatum chromosome 1, complete sequence. Encoded proteins:
- a CDS encoding Bax Inhibitor family protein yields the protein MAFFLRRPFAVSSALRQVPKLTNTVRFIHNSPIKPTQATKPQGVPSSIFAKSRQNFQNAFRRTYIQQSFNPAQGGNMTQKLVYGAAIVGGTVLATNFIFNRETREDGGMPAYERSFLNETFMHTGLGIGIIGVAARALHMSGWSYRLMAMNPWLVMGVGLVGSIGSMYGTFYTSPDNYVVKYGCWTVFNLTQAALLSPLMFMNPAILARAGLYTVGMMGSIAFVGATAKQEKYLYLGGPLLAGVTIVALSGLAPMVLPATAVRTLMWSERLWLYGGLAVFGGFTLYDVQKILHHARLAERGLIKRDVVNECVSLELDFINIFIRMVQILGMGNNRR
- a CDS encoding Kinase binding protein CGI-121, whose translation is MASSLETISLPHLPLMPVHVALYRDVQNAAFLKGQLLAGHVEFEYAFIDASMVLSKAHATAAVFRAVNDYMHNRLKSHNVHSEIVFSLNPTNNITESFRRFGITDSTKDLLVIKVSVSPEITRESVAAHLDSSVQGTLVPFNDQALTKLSDINKIKKAYKLGALPSPTAKENDEAKQRLENSLLSAIALRGS
- a CDS encoding Structure-specific endonuclease subunit slx4; the encoded protein is MGLTKKDPTSSTSNQTAPSKPRRKAKKVADGSKTIAPGGSQPETFGTQNDAAKPIKGRSRNTAKRNDSGNMTLAGKVTKTSGDPPAKKSSEGGKKKTIATELSSLEDAPAKFSSKESNVLGKDEVLHLDEAVRRRIDWTPPRETAYEGIATVNNGGSQSKYHDANLMAGFGKLVSDYNYSGLTLNPRDFVQNANSGGPTKRRRIELVTPEIQALLNGRSSDSSDQTSAQGKKMASSGKPQRTVKSKPKKFTTLTARMTAQYSKNDAEEDELVIDSLPDTRTTKGKRRRAKETEKQSSFAVLSPEAAVEFLNDQDLVFGTCSQLERDDSPQTLREIQQAIRASEGLSYPEGTHKKDSRTTQESSTRSVSRLAGTRNLWCVGARDTEGSLIQLETLNVVDLTDGGEPPAKKGHDNVEQASQKSLRRDWFELEFPDIDSPPEKRPPLAPLTERDLDSDTLVQAPAPILAATAMPMTEAKAAKPAKPAKEAENTPTEAVDFQSTTSQASPMPQYTGFTDAELSKQIFTYGFKAVRGRKKMIDLLQKCWESKHGRNLTSGSQPTYQPEQQKDPVSKMDKVLNPTSATKTKATVKSKSGTSIKSRKSLDETLSTSISRTSLQISPKKNSRGKPTTGTSSSLMDVEEIQDSEEDIIPSPIQVQKHYADIYAKSKTSGRMEHNSLTIFTKTPHSSPTKRKVVSPISVKRPSSSASITDNHAAEFSEEISLAEISAKITQAVRVQPRLSPLLSSRGSRIRPTWHEKILMYDPIILEDFTAWLNVEGLGLVGEDREVGTAFVREWCESKGICCCWKKNVSW